In Fusarium falciforme chromosome 9, complete sequence, the following are encoded in one genomic region:
- a CDS encoding Ste24 endopeptidase encodes MDFLQRLARFLDRPLFPWKKLIMGFSVGQYLFETFLTLRQYRVLQNTKPPVVLSKEVSQEVFDKSQAYGRAKAKFEIVNGLYSQLQNLAFMHFDILPKLWSWSGDLLLKFAPARFTGEISHTIVFVLTFAAISQILRLPASIYQTFVLEEKFGFNKQTPKLFVTDLIKTQLLTFVLAPPFLAGFLKIIQKTGNQFFYYLWLFVIALQVFMITIYPIAILPLFNKLSPLEDGELKTKVESLAASLKFPLHELYVIDGSKRSAHSNAYFFGLPWKKHIVIYDTLIEKSEPQEVVAVLAHELGHWKLGHTTSLFGISQAHSFYIFLLFSVFINNHSLYSDFGFLTQHPIIIGFILFSDALAPMDLVITLLMHIVSRKFEFQADAFAKQLGYPEELARSLLKLQIQNLSTMDADWMYASYHFSHPHLSERLKALGWKGAEGVTEGVPDKAAEVSEKEGVVKASGRDEL; translated from the exons ATGGACTTTCTTCAG CGCCTCGCGCGCTTCCTCGACCGCCCGCTCTTCCCGTGGAAGAAGCTCATCATGGGCTTCTCAGTCGGCCAGTACCTCTTCGAAACCTTCCTCACCCTCCGCCAGTACCGCGTCCTCCAGAACACCAAGCCCCCCGTTGTCCTCTCCAAGGAGGTCTCCCAGGAAGTCTTTGACAAGTCGCAGGCCTACGGCCGCGCCAAGGCAAAGTTTGAAATCGTCAACGGTCTATACTCGCAGCTCCAGAACCTCGCCTTTATGCACTTTGATATACTCCCCAAGCTCTGGTCCTGGTCTGGTGATTTGCTCCTCAAGTTTGCGCCTGCGAGGTTCACGGGCGAGATTAGCCATACcatcgtcttcgtcttgACTTTTGCCGCCATTAGCCAGATCCTTCGACTCCCCGCCTCCATCTACCAGACGTTTGTCCTCGAGGAGAAATTCGGCTTCAACAAGCAGACGCCCAAGCTCTTCGTCACAGATCTCATCAAGACTCAGCTCCTGACCTTTGTCCTCGCGCCCCCCTTCCTCGCCGGCTTCCTCAAGATCATTCAAAAGACGGGCAACCAGTTCTTCTACTACCTCTGGCTCTTCGTCATCGCCCTCCAGGTCTTCATGATCACCATCTACCCGATCGCCATTCTTCCTCTGTTCAACAAGCTGTCGCCTCTCGAGGACGGCGAGCTCAAGACAAAGGTCGAGTCTCTTGCCGCCAGCCTCAAGTTCCCCCTGCACGAGCTCTACGTCATCGACGGCAGCAAGCGCAGCGCCCACTCCAACGCGTATTTCTTTGGTCTCCCCTGGAAGAAGCACATTGTCATCTACGATACTCTTATTGAGAAGAGCGAGCCTCAGGAGGTTGTTGCTGTTCTCGCGCACGAGCTTGGTCACTGGAAGCTTGGTCACACGACCAGCCTGTTCGGTATCTCCCAG GCTCACTCCTTCTACATCTTCCTTCTGTTCTCtgtcttcatcaacaaccacTCCCTGTACTCGGACTTTGGCTTCCTCACCCAGcatcccatcatcatcggcttcatcctcttctcggACGCCCTTGCCCCCATGGACCTGGTCATCACCCTGCTCATGCACATTGTCAGCCGCAAGTTCGAGTTCCAGGCCGACGCCTTTGCCAAGCAGCTCGGCTACCCCGAGGAGCTCGCCCGCTCCCTGCTCAAGCTCCAGATCCAGAACCTCAGCACCATGGACGCCGACTGGATGTACGCCAGCTACCACTTCTCCCACCCTCACCTCTCGGAGCGCCTCAAGGCTCTTGGCTGGAAGGGTGCCGAGGGTGTCACTGAAGGTGTCCCCGACAAGGCTGCCGAGGTGTCGGAAAAGGAGGGTGTCGTCAAGGCCAGCGGCCGAGATGAGCTGTAG
- a CDS encoding Mitochondrial presequence protease, translating to MSPKHANSQYAVAAVVALLSVLAYFTLSNNGPVLQSLGIPSLDNLLRADLKCLLCHTLFSICLTVIYTTFTSVPSSSIGHLTDLDSSLWSLPGLKHLKMPAETSKSHFRKIQSFKTDYAPCTITQYVSERSGMQVVVADRKGPKINGYFTLATEIFDDSGAPHTLEHLIFMGSKNYQYKGLLDKLSSRAYSSTNAWTATDHTAYTLETAGWDGFAQILPVYLEHVILPTITDEGIVTEVWHIDGEGNDAGVVYSEMQAVQFRSSEIMDLKARRLLYPENVGFRYETGGMTDALRVLTPERIRQFHRDMYQPRNLCLVIVGEVDQDNMLQILDEFEESIKDDIPSLDTPFKRPWIDSAQPPKINESQIVTAEFPEEDESVGEILVGFFGPNCIDLITSSALEVLLTYFCGSSVSILENILVEREELASSVSYWLDPRPNSVIWLQPTGVATEKLEFVEKRLFEILKEVVSKPLDMDYMRECIRREKRQVKYHAETSESFYATNIITDYLFGKRDGSTLKDLQNLSEYDTLEKWTDQEWRDFISKWIADAPHISILGKPSAELALKMKKDEEERIAKRKEELGTEGLAKLAKRLEDAKKKNDEPIPAEVIDHWSVPGTESIHFIESDTARAGRARTIGLGSGPAQKLIDGTPQGNLPLFIQFEDVPTNFVHITVHIGSSQIPNELKPLMPIFSDTLFNTHITRDGKRVDYEQVVMELERDTISYSLSSARYLSDPDGIMIQFQVEPEKYAAAVEWIRTMMFDTIFDPQRLSAAVTKSLGDVPESKRDGKSMANEVSASFHSEKTTLAVSQRVLVRAVYLKRLKKLLEKEPEKVVGWFNTVRDSLFTFNNLRFLVTANLATLPNPLSTWDTLSKSLTATEEMIPIPKPVSLRSAEGRNPGSVGAVIVPMGTLETSYSVSTAKGLESLTDPRLAAIMVAIGYLEAPEGPLWNAVRGAGYAYGSYFSRDVNSGLISYFVYRSPDAYKAISASLEAIRKIADGEVEIDHHLLEGTISQIVVMFADEQSTMPSAAQQNFVQGVVRGLPKDWDKEVLRRVRAVTVDEIKTAMRETILPCFEPGKSNIVVTAAKIMQEGMETAFKGMGYKVQTHELSYFHDDYGLKPEDGEEEESSEEEDELAGSEGSYDSFESDDE from the exons ATGTCACCCAAACATGCAAATTCACAATACGCTGTTGCGGCGGTAGTCGCCCTGCTCAGTGTATTGGCTTATTTCACTCTTTCGAACAATGGTCCCGTATTGCAGTCGCTTGGGATCCCCAGCCTTGA TAACTTGCTGAGAGCTGATTTGAAATGCCTTCTTTGTCACACACTCTTTAGCATTTGCCTCACTGTTATTTATACCACCTTCACCTCTGTTCCATCTTCCAGCATTGGACATCTCACTGACCTTGACAGTTCTCTCTGGAGCCTTCCGGGCCTCAAACACCTCAAAATGCCGGCGGAAACGTCCAAGTCGCATTTCCGCAAGATTCAGAGCTTCAAGACTGACTATGCTCCTTGCACAATCACCCAGTATGTCTCTGAGCGCAGCGGCATGCAGGTCGTCGTCGCAGACCGCAAGGGTCCCAAGATCAACGGCTACTTCACCCTAGCCACAGAGATCTTTGATGACTCGGGAGCCCCTCACACGCTTGAGCATCTCATCTTTATGGGATCCAAAAACTACCAGTACAAGGGtctcctcgacaagcttTCTTCTCGAGCCTACTCCAGCACCAATGCCTGGACGGCTACTGATCACACAGCTTATACCCTTGAGACCGCTGGTTGGGATGGTTTTGCCCAGATCCTTCCTGTGTATCTTGAACATGTCATTTTGCCCACCATCACGGATGAGGGCATCGTGACCGAGGTGTGGCACATTGATGGAGAAGGCAATGATGCTGGTGTCGTCTACTCTGAGATGCAAGCTGTGCAGTTCCGAAGCTCTGAGATTATGGATCTCAAGGCTCGTCGTCTCCTCTACCCAGAGAACGTCGGCTTCCGCTACGAGACTGGCGGTATGACAGACGCTCTTCGTGTTCTCACCCCTGAGCGTATTCGGCAGTTCCACCGGGATATGTATCAGCCTCGCAACTTGTGCTTGGTCATTGTTGGAGAGGTCGACCAAGACAACATGCTCCAGATTCTtgacgagtttgaggagTCTATCAAGGATGATATTCCTTCTCTCGACACCCCATTCAAGCG GCCCTGGATCGACTCTGCTCAGCCTCCCAAGATTAACGAGTCACAAATTGTCACCGCTGAGTTtccagaggaagatgagagcGTTGGTGAGATTCTGGTCGGCTTCTTTGGCCCTAATTGCATTGATCTCATCACATCGTCTGCCCTCGAGGTCCTCCTCACCTACTTTTGTGGTTCTTCTGTCTCTATCCTTGAAAACATCCTTGTTGAGCGCGAAGAACTTGCCAGTTCCGTCTCATACTGGCTGGACCCACGCCCTAACTCGGTCATTTGGCTTCAGCCCACTGGTGTTGCCACTGAGAAGCTTGAGTTTGTTGAGAAGCGACTGTTTGAGATTCTCAAGGAGGTTGTCTCGAAACCCCTAGACATGGACTACATGAGAGAATGTATCCGTCGCGAGAAGCGTCAAGTCAAGTATCATGCTGAGACATCCGAGTCCTTCTACGccaccaacatcatcacGGACTACCTCTTTGGCAAGCGGGATGGATCTACGCTCAAGGACCTCCAGAACCTCAGCGAGTACGATACTCTTGAGAAGTGGACGGATCAGGAGTGGCGAGACTTCATCAGCAAGTGGATAGCTGATGCCCCTCATATCTCTATCTTGGGCAAGCCCTCTGCGGAGCTGGctctgaagatgaagaaggatgaggaagagaggaTTGCAAAGCGcaaggaggagctgggcACTGAAGGCCTGGCCAAGCTGGCCAAGCGTCTTGAGGATGCTAAGAAGAAGAACGATGAGCCTATCCCTGCCGAGGTCATTGACCATTGGAGTGTCCCCGGTACTGAGTCTATCCACTTCATCGAGTCTGATACTGCTCGTGCCGGACGTGCTCGTACCATTGGACTGGGGTCAGGCCCTGCGCAGAAGCTCATCGATGGGACACCTCAGGGCAACCTCCCTCTCTTCATCCAGTTTGAGGATGTTCCTACCAACTTTGTTCACATCACTGTCCACATAGGTTCTTCTCAGATTCCTAACGAGTTGAAGCCTCTGATGCCCATCTTCAGCGACACTCTCTTTAACACTCACATCACGCGAGATGGAAAGCGAGTCGACTATGAACAAGTCGTCATGGAGCTTGAGCGAGACACTATCAGTTACTCTCTCAGCTCTGCACGCTATCTCAGCGACCCTGACGGTATCATGATCCAGTTCCAGGTCGAGCCTGAGAAGTACGCTGCCGCCGTCGAGTGGATCCGTACCATGATGTTCGACACCATTTTCGACCCTCAACGTCTTAGCGCTGCCGTTACCAAGTCTCTGGGCGATGTTCCCGAGTCCAAGCGCGATGGCAAGTCTATGGCCAACGAAGTCAGCGCATCCTTCCATTCAGAGAAGACCACTCTGGCCGTGTCACAGCGCGTCCTCGTCCGAGCTGTGTACCTGAAGCGactcaagaagctcctcgagaaggagcCTGAGAAGGTTGTCGGCTGGTTCAATACTGTCCGCGACTCCCTCTTCACATTCAACAACCTCCGCTTCCTCGTCACAGCTAACCTGGCCACGCTTCCTAACCCTCTGTCTACTTGGGACACTCTCTCCAAATCCTTGACAGCCACAGAGGAAATGATCCCCATTCCCAAGCCCGTGAGCCTACGCAGCGCTGAAGGTCGCAACCCTGGATCCGTGGGTGCTGTCATCGTCCCCATGGGCACTCTCGAAACCTCCTATTCCGTCTCGACCGCCAAGGGCTTGGAGTCGCTCACCGACCCCCGCCTCGCGGCTATCATGGTGGCCATTGGCTACCTCGAGGCTCCTGAGGGACCCCTTTGGAACGCTGTCCGTGGTGCCGGTTACGCTTATGGCTCCTACTTCTCGCGGGATGTCAACTCAGGCCTTATCTCGTACTTTGTGTACCGCTCTCCCGACGCCTACAAGGCTATCAGCGCCTCGCTCGAGGCTATCCGCAAGATTGCCGACGGCGAGGTCGAGATTGACCACCACTTGCTGGAGGGCACCATCAGCCAGATCGTCGTTATGTTCGCCGATGAACAGTCCACCATGCCTAGCGCTGCTCAGCAGAACTTCGTCCAGGGCGTCGTGCGCGGCCTACCCAAGGACTGGGATAAGGAGGTGCTTCGCCGTGTGCGAGCAGTGACTGttgacgagatcaagacTGCTATGCGTGAGACCATCTTGCCCTGCTTCGAGCCTGGCAAGAGCAACATTGTCGTTACAGCTGCAAAGATCATGCAAGAG GGCATGGAGACAGCCTTCAAGGGCATGGGTTATAAGGTCCAGACTCATGAACTCAGCTATTTCCACGACGACTACGGCCTGAAGCCGGAAGacggagaggaggaagaatcgtccgaggaggaggatgagctggCTGGCTCGGAGGGATCTTATGACTCGTTCGAGTCGGACGATGAATAG